From Actinosynnema mirum DSM 43827, a single genomic window includes:
- a CDS encoding amino acid ABC transporter permease, which produces MASDRVSTGTGTEGRDDLVVVPLRHWGRWVGAVVLLALLGALGWALAGAQIDYAAVPGFFTHEIMLRGLANTVVLAVVAQAGAIVLGVGIALLRRSANPVARWFAAGYVWLFRGLPVLLQILLWFNLALVFDTISIPMVLEVRTNMLITAFVAALLGLGLNESAYMAEIVRAGLNSVDHGQVEAAKAIGMTPATTLRRVVLPQAMRVIIPPTGNNFINMLKGTSMASVIGFLELIHAANNIASHNLQIMETLLAAAAWYMVVVSAASVGQHFLERAYGKGVAR; this is translated from the coding sequence ATGGCAAGTGATCGGGTGAGCACCGGGACGGGAACGGAGGGGCGGGACGACCTGGTCGTCGTCCCGCTGCGGCACTGGGGCCGCTGGGTCGGCGCGGTGGTGCTGCTGGCGCTGCTCGGCGCGCTGGGCTGGGCGCTGGCGGGCGCGCAGATCGACTACGCGGCCGTGCCCGGCTTCTTCACCCACGAGATCATGCTGCGCGGCCTGGCGAACACGGTCGTGCTGGCCGTGGTGGCGCAGGCGGGCGCGATCGTGCTGGGCGTGGGCATCGCGCTGCTGCGCCGCTCGGCGAACCCGGTGGCCCGCTGGTTCGCCGCCGGGTACGTGTGGCTGTTCCGGGGACTGCCGGTGCTGCTGCAGATCCTGCTGTGGTTCAACCTGGCGCTGGTGTTCGACACCATCTCGATCCCGATGGTGCTCGAGGTGCGGACGAACATGCTGATCACCGCGTTCGTCGCCGCGCTGCTGGGGCTCGGGCTCAACGAGAGCGCGTACATGGCCGAGATCGTCCGCGCGGGCCTGAACAGCGTGGACCACGGGCAGGTCGAGGCGGCCAAGGCGATCGGCATGACGCCCGCGACGACGCTGCGCAGGGTCGTGCTGCCGCAGGCCATGCGGGTGATCATCCCGCCGACCGGCAACAACTTCATCAACATGCTCAAGGGCACCTCGATGGCCTCGGTCATCGGGTTCCTGGAGCTGATCCACGCGGCGAACAACATCGCGTCGCACAACCTCCAGATCATGGAGACGCTGCTCGCCGCCGCCGCCTGGTACATGGTCGTGGTGAGCGCGGCCAGCGTCGGCCAGCACTTCCTGGAGCGCGCCTACGGCAAGGGGGTGGCCCGATGA
- a CDS encoding DUF4157 domain-containing protein, with the protein MHAKEPSPKPAPATTPVRRPESPRQTTPGPVGPGEVESLQRSIGNTAVARLIAAQRAEAEPEPPVQRSTAHQVLASSGKPMDTALRGEMESRLGADFSDVRVHDGAAAQRSAAELGARAYTSGANVVLGRGGGDKHTLAHELTHVIQQRQGPVAGTDNGSGLSVSDPGDRFERAAEANARRAMSGPARDPHEGHDHG; encoded by the coding sequence ATGCACGCCAAGGAGCCGTCCCCCAAGCCCGCTCCGGCGACCACCCCGGTGCGGCGCCCGGAGTCCCCGCGGCAGACCACTCCCGGCCCGGTCGGGCCCGGTGAGGTCGAGTCGCTCCAGCGCTCGATCGGCAACACCGCCGTCGCCCGCCTGATCGCCGCCCAGCGCGCCGAGGCCGAGCCCGAACCGCCCGTGCAGCGCTCCACCGCCCACCAGGTGCTCGCCTCGTCAGGCAAGCCCATGGACACCGCCCTGCGCGGCGAGATGGAGAGCAGGCTGGGCGCCGACTTCTCCGACGTCCGCGTGCACGACGGCGCGGCGGCCCAGCGCTCCGCCGCCGAGCTGGGCGCCCGCGCCTACACCTCCGGCGCGAACGTCGTGCTCGGCCGGGGCGGCGGCGACAAGCACACCCTCGCGCACGAGCTGACCCACGTGATCCAGCAGCGCCAGGGCCCGGTCGCGGGCACGGACAACGGCTCCGGCCTGAGCGTCTCCGACCCCGGCGACCGCTTCGAGCGCGCCGCGGAGGCCAACGCCCGCCGCGCCATGTCGGGCCCGGCCCGCGACCCGCACGAGGGTCACGACCACGGCTGA
- a CDS encoding ABC transporter substrate-binding protein, translated as MAVRRTALTTAFAALLLLSACGGGDGGSGSAGTPGVSDDLPATGAIVDAVAKDDALAASLPPEVTSAGKLKVGSNIQSPPNNFYAADGKTPVGSEVDLIKAVGKRLGVEVAHEDMAFGSLITSLQAGRVDLTMAAMNDTEARQEQISFVDYFTSGITIMVQKGNPTGIKGPDDLCGKSVAVALGTSQEAFAKEQSGKCASSGKEAVTVTATDSDTQNQNQLRTGRVAAIVNDLPTAVYVSKTAGKGEYFEAVDYAPINGGPYGIGVRKDAGQLATALQGAVQSLIDDGTYGKIMDAWGVTQGSVTKATINGK; from the coding sequence ATGGCCGTGCGCCGTACCGCTCTGACCACCGCTTTCGCCGCCCTGCTCCTGCTGTCCGCCTGCGGCGGCGGCGACGGCGGTTCCGGATCGGCGGGGACGCCCGGCGTCTCGGACGACCTGCCCGCCACCGGCGCGATCGTGGACGCGGTCGCCAAGGACGACGCCCTGGCCGCGTCGCTGCCGCCCGAGGTGACGAGCGCGGGCAAGCTCAAGGTCGGGTCGAACATCCAGAGCCCGCCCAACAACTTCTACGCCGCCGACGGCAAGACCCCGGTCGGCTCCGAGGTCGACCTGATCAAGGCCGTCGGCAAGCGCCTGGGCGTCGAGGTCGCGCACGAGGACATGGCGTTCGGCTCGCTGATCACGAGCCTCCAGGCCGGGCGCGTCGACCTGACGATGGCCGCGATGAACGACACCGAGGCCCGCCAGGAGCAGATCAGCTTCGTGGACTACTTCACCTCGGGCATCACGATCATGGTGCAGAAGGGCAACCCCACCGGCATCAAGGGCCCGGACGACCTGTGCGGCAAGTCCGTCGCGGTCGCGCTGGGCACCAGCCAGGAGGCGTTCGCCAAGGAGCAGAGCGGCAAGTGCGCGTCCTCCGGCAAGGAGGCCGTGACCGTCACCGCGACCGACAGCGACACGCAGAACCAGAACCAGCTGCGCACCGGCCGCGTCGCCGCGATCGTCAACGACCTGCCCACCGCCGTGTACGTGTCCAAGACCGCGGGCAAGGGCGAGTACTTCGAGGCGGTCGACTACGCGCCCATCAACGGCGGCCCGTACGGCATCGGCGTGCGCAAGGACGCCGGGCAGCTCGCCACCGCCCTGCAGGGCGCCGTGCAGTCCCTGATCGACGACGGCACCTACGGCAAGATCATGGACGCCTGGGGCGTCACGCAGGGCTCGGTCACCAAGGCCACGATCAATGGCAAGTGA
- a CDS encoding YihY/virulence factor BrkB family protein, with translation MFRTTVVWYREHHLSDRAAALTHYTVLVMLSGALLPVALVGFLGDDTRSKVMTVISPLAPSRVHGILVVALDGLRPAVAGPLAAVCLFVAVWSAYRFAGAFLRACAACNGVKEHRSLWKLVPLRVGLTLGVLVLFILVVGVVAFTGDIADEVAALAGVRASTVQLWDVAKWPVLVLLAGCAVRLLFAAPPATRRPGRLGITPGALLALVLCLVATFGVGVYAAYAGSYDRVYGSIIGLVVIMAWIWLACTALLVGVAMDAALQHTGRVLLAAQRAARQKQEGVTSTSAA, from the coding sequence GTGTTCCGCACAACCGTCGTGTGGTACCGGGAGCACCACCTCTCGGACCGCGCGGCAGCCCTCACGCACTACACCGTGCTCGTGATGCTCTCCGGCGCCCTGCTGCCCGTCGCGCTCGTCGGGTTCCTGGGCGACGACACCCGCTCCAAGGTCATGACCGTCATCTCCCCGCTGGCCCCCAGCCGGGTGCACGGCATCCTCGTGGTCGCGCTCGACGGCCTGCGCCCGGCGGTGGCCGGTCCGCTCGCCGCCGTCTGCCTGTTCGTGGCGGTCTGGTCGGCCTACCGCTTCGCGGGGGCCTTCCTGCGCGCCTGCGCGGCCTGCAACGGCGTCAAGGAGCACCGCTCGCTCTGGAAGCTCGTCCCGCTGCGGGTCGGGCTCACGCTGGGCGTCCTGGTGCTGTTCATCCTGGTCGTGGGCGTGGTGGCGTTCACCGGCGACATCGCCGACGAGGTCGCGGCGCTGGCCGGGGTGCGGGCGTCGACGGTCCAGCTGTGGGACGTCGCCAAGTGGCCGGTGCTGGTCCTGCTGGCCGGGTGCGCGGTGCGGCTGCTGTTCGCGGCGCCCCCGGCCACCCGCAGGCCGGGCAGGCTCGGCATCACGCCGGGCGCGCTCCTGGCCCTGGTCCTGTGCCTGGTGGCCACGTTCGGCGTCGGCGTGTACGCGGCCTACGCGGGGTCCTACGACCGGGTCTACGGCTCGATCATCGGCCTCGTCGTGATCATGGCCTGGATCTGGCTGGCCTGCACCGCCCTGCTCGTCGGGGTGGCGATGGACGCCGCGCTCCAGCACACCGGCCGCGTCCTGCTGGCCGCCCAGCGCGCCGCGCGCCAGAAGCAGGAGGGGGTGACGAGCACCTCCGCCGCGTGA
- a CDS encoding aminotransferase class V-fold PLP-dependent enzyme — MRIPSSYLVTFREPEGYLDFGRFGPPSQAVLEASTRMLEQATGAGPSTVDDLMRHELRAMAAAARLCGGDTDHVVPLPNTSTGLFQVALGLAGEVVVSPAEFPANTYPWVRAGRARVNWLPAGPVTPEAVRAALTPETTAVSVSAVDFRTGYRADLAALREVVGDRLLVVDGIQGFGVVDEPWRVADVLVVGGQKWVRAGWSTGFMALSDRALERLEPVASGWTGALDPGLFDGAVHPVGEGAAAWSLTNLNPIASGAFATALELVELGGVRAIGERIGQRLDELGEVVEGAGGVVVSARERRGGIMAFEVPGVPSAAVGAALVAAGVTATVRPEHVRLTPHASTTPETVARFASALRELRAAKPVVVDVRAAGPVAGAPVRGNVLDALAPTVAGLASALGPGTEVVLHDLSALPNSIVAIAGGLTGRQVGGPMTDLLLGLVRRGTTQDLPGYDTYAPDGRLIRSSTVFLRDERGVAVGCLCVNTDPGAGGGSGQGGHAVEAFPGDVDTLQKLLVERAVEAVGVPVGLMKKAHKSEVVRVLDEAGLFLIRDSVDYLAGVLGVTRYTIYNYLNEIRGEQGR, encoded by the coding sequence ATGCGCATCCCCTCCTCCTACCTCGTCACCTTCCGCGAACCGGAGGGCTACCTGGACTTCGGCCGCTTCGGGCCGCCCTCGCAGGCCGTGCTGGAGGCGTCCACGCGGATGCTGGAGCAGGCGACCGGCGCCGGACCGTCCACGGTGGACGACCTGATGCGGCACGAGCTGCGCGCGATGGCGGCGGCGGCGCGGTTGTGCGGCGGCGACACGGACCACGTGGTGCCGCTGCCCAACACCAGCACCGGGCTGTTCCAGGTGGCGCTCGGGCTGGCCGGCGAGGTGGTCGTGTCGCCCGCCGAGTTCCCGGCGAACACCTACCCGTGGGTGCGGGCCGGGCGGGCGCGGGTGAACTGGCTGCCCGCCGGGCCGGTGACGCCCGAGGCGGTGCGGGCCGCGCTGACGCCGGAGACCACGGCGGTGTCGGTGAGCGCGGTCGACTTCCGGACCGGGTACCGGGCGGACCTGGCGGCGCTGCGCGAGGTCGTCGGCGACCGGCTGCTGGTGGTCGACGGCATCCAGGGGTTCGGGGTCGTCGACGAGCCGTGGCGGGTCGCCGACGTGCTGGTGGTCGGCGGGCAGAAGTGGGTGCGGGCCGGGTGGTCCACCGGGTTCATGGCGCTGTCGGACCGGGCGCTGGAGCGGCTGGAGCCGGTCGCGTCCGGGTGGACCGGGGCGCTGGACCCCGGCCTGTTCGACGGGGCGGTGCACCCGGTGGGCGAGGGCGCGGCGGCCTGGTCGCTGACGAACCTGAACCCGATCGCGTCGGGGGCGTTCGCCACCGCGCTGGAGCTGGTGGAGCTGGGCGGGGTCCGGGCGATCGGGGAGCGGATCGGGCAGCGGTTGGACGAGCTGGGCGAGGTGGTCGAGGGCGCGGGCGGCGTGGTCGTGTCGGCGCGGGAGCGGCGCGGCGGGATCATGGCGTTCGAGGTGCCGGGGGTGCCTTCTGCCGCGGTGGGGGCGGCGCTGGTGGCCGCCGGGGTGACCGCGACGGTGCGGCCGGAGCACGTGCGGTTGACCCCGCACGCCTCCACCACGCCGGAGACGGTGGCGCGGTTCGCCTCGGCGCTGCGGGAGCTGCGGGCGGCCAAGCCGGTGGTGGTGGACGTGCGGGCGGCCGGGCCGGTCGCCGGGGCCCCGGTGCGTGGGAACGTGCTGGACGCGCTGGCCCCGACCGTGGCCGGTCTGGCGTCCGCGCTCGGGCCGGGCACCGAGGTGGTGCTGCACGACCTGTCCGCGCTGCCGAACTCGATCGTGGCCATCGCGGGCGGGCTCACCGGGCGGCAGGTGGGCGGCCCGATGACCGACCTGCTGCTGGGGCTGGTGCGCAGGGGCACCACGCAGGACCTGCCCGGCTACGACACGTACGCGCCGGACGGGCGGCTGATCCGCTCGTCCACGGTGTTCCTGCGCGACGAGCGCGGGGTCGCGGTGGGGTGCCTGTGCGTGAACACCGACCCCGGCGCCGGTGGGGGCTCCGGGCAGGGCGGGCACGCGGTGGAGGCGTTCCCCGGTGACGTGGACACGCTGCAGAAGCTGCTGGTGGAGCGGGCCGTGGAGGCGGTCGGGGTTCCGGTGGGGCTGATGAAGAAGGCGCACAAGTCCGAGGTCGTGCGGGTGCTGGACGAGGCGGGGCTGTTCCTGATCCGGGACTCGGTGGACTACCTCGCCGGGGTGCTCGGGGTGACCCGGTACACGATCTACAACTACCTCAACGAGATCCGGGGCGAGCAGGGGCGCTAG
- the cobM gene encoding precorrin-4 C(11)-methyltransferase translates to MTVHFIGAGPGAADLLTVRAVQRITTSPVCLYAGALVPVAVLEHCPPGAKLVDTANLTLDEIVHELVEAHRAGHDVARLHSGDPSVFSAVAEQARRLDAEGVPYEVVPGVPAFAAAAAALKRELTVPGVGQTVVLTRTSARATPMPEGEDLATLGASRATMVLHLAVQRIEEVVADLAPNYGADCPVAVVARASREDELVLRGTLADIAGQVREAGVRRTAVIVVGRVLAAEGFPDSHLYSAARCRAPQT, encoded by the coding sequence GTGACCGTCCACTTCATCGGGGCCGGGCCGGGTGCCGCCGACCTGCTCACCGTGCGGGCCGTGCAGCGCATCACCACCTCCCCGGTGTGCCTGTACGCGGGCGCGCTCGTGCCCGTCGCGGTGCTGGAGCACTGCCCGCCCGGCGCGAAGCTCGTGGACACCGCGAACCTGACGCTCGACGAGATCGTGCACGAGCTGGTGGAGGCGCACCGGGCCGGGCACGACGTGGCCAGGCTGCACTCCGGCGACCCGTCGGTGTTCAGCGCCGTCGCCGAGCAGGCGCGCAGGCTCGACGCCGAGGGCGTGCCGTACGAGGTGGTGCCGGGCGTGCCCGCGTTCGCCGCCGCCGCAGCCGCCCTCAAGCGCGAGCTGACCGTGCCGGGCGTCGGGCAGACCGTGGTGCTGACCCGCACCTCCGCGCGCGCCACCCCCATGCCGGAGGGCGAGGACCTGGCGACGCTCGGGGCGTCGAGGGCCACGATGGTGCTGCACCTGGCCGTGCAGCGGATCGAGGAGGTCGTCGCCGACCTGGCGCCGAACTACGGCGCGGACTGCCCGGTGGCCGTCGTGGCGCGGGCCAGCCGCGAGGACGAGCTGGTGCTGCGCGGCACCCTCGCCGACATCGCCGGGCAGGTGCGCGAGGCCGGGGTGCGGCGCACGGCGGTGATCGTCGTCGGGCGCGTGCTGGCCGCCGAGGGCTTCCCGGACAGCCACCTGTACTCGGCCGCCCGCTGCCGCGCCCCGCAGACCTGA
- the trxA gene encoding thioredoxin, which produces MATVELTTENFDEVVGGSDMVLVDFWASWCGPCRQFAPVYDKAAEKHSDIVFGKVDTEDQQQLAQAFQVRSIPTLMIVRDGVVLYAQPGALPETALEDLIKQAREVDMDEVRKQVAEQQAEETDGEPATKG; this is translated from the coding sequence ATGGCCACGGTGGAGCTGACCACGGAGAACTTCGACGAGGTGGTCGGTGGCTCCGACATGGTCCTGGTCGACTTCTGGGCGAGCTGGTGCGGACCCTGCCGCCAGTTCGCCCCCGTCTACGACAAGGCCGCCGAGAAGCACTCGGACATCGTCTTCGGCAAGGTCGACACCGAGGACCAGCAGCAGCTCGCGCAGGCCTTCCAGGTGCGCTCGATCCCGACGCTGATGATCGTCCGCGACGGCGTGGTGCTCTACGCCCAGCCCGGCGCCCTGCCCGAGACCGCGCTGGAGGACCTGATCAAGCAGGCCCGCGAGGTCGACATGGACGAGGTCCGCAAGCAGGTGGCCGAGCAGCAGGCCGAGGAGACCGACGGCGAGCCCGCCACCAAGGGCTGA
- a CDS encoding amino acid ABC transporter ATP-binding protein: MSLVRAVGVRKSYGHDEVLSGVDLEVAAGQVWCLLGPSGAGKSTFLRCVNHLETIDSGRIWVDGEPVGFAARGGKLHELREREVAKQRRGTGMVFQRFNLFPHRTALENITEGPVQVLRESKSDAVAHARELLEKVGLADRANAYPNQLSGGQQQRVAIARALAMRPKVMLFDEPTSALDPELVGDVLDVMAGLAADGMTMLVVTHEIGFARQVADEVAFLDGGVVVESGPPDQVLENPREPRTRQFLSKVL, encoded by the coding sequence ATGAGCCTGGTCAGGGCCGTCGGAGTGCGGAAGTCCTACGGGCACGACGAGGTGCTCAGCGGCGTCGACCTGGAGGTCGCGGCCGGGCAGGTGTGGTGCCTGCTGGGGCCGTCCGGCGCGGGCAAGAGCACGTTCCTGCGCTGCGTGAACCACCTGGAGACCATCGACTCCGGCCGGATCTGGGTCGACGGCGAGCCGGTCGGGTTCGCCGCCAGGGGCGGGAAGCTGCACGAGCTGCGCGAGCGCGAGGTCGCGAAGCAGCGGCGCGGCACCGGCATGGTGTTCCAGCGCTTCAACCTGTTCCCGCACCGCACCGCGCTGGAGAACATCACCGAGGGGCCGGTGCAGGTGCTCCGCGAGTCCAAGTCGGACGCCGTCGCCCACGCCCGCGAGCTGCTGGAGAAGGTCGGGCTGGCCGACAGGGCGAACGCCTACCCGAACCAGCTCTCCGGCGGGCAGCAGCAGCGGGTCGCGATCGCCCGCGCGCTGGCCATGCGGCCCAAGGTGATGCTGTTCGACGAGCCGACCTCCGCGCTGGACCCGGAGCTGGTGGGCGACGTGCTGGACGTCATGGCGGGGCTCGCGGCGGACGGCATGACGATGCTGGTGGTCACGCACGAGATCGGGTTCGCCAGGCAGGTGGCCGACGAGGTCGCGTTCCTGGACGGCGGGGTCGTGGTCGAGTCCGGGCCGCCCGACCAGGTGCTGGAGAATCCGCGTGAACCCAGGACCCGGCAGTTCCTCTCGAAGGTGCTCTAG
- a CDS encoding bifunctional cobalt-precorrin-7 (C(5))-methyltransferase/cobalt-precorrin-6B (C(15))-methyltransferase, with product MSARTTTGDVITVVGLGADGWDGLTGHARHEITSAEVLMGSARQLDLVPGGFTRVAWPSPLLPALPDLLAAHAGRRVCVLASGDPLFHGIGATLVRLLGADRVAVVPHPSSASLACARLGWALDRTEVVSLVGRPTSLLVPHLQPRRRLLLLGADPRAVAELAPDARITVLEQLGGPDERVHHDLDAADPLHVLAVECGPGGLSRAPGLPDDAFEHDGQITKREVRAVSLALLGPRVGELLWDVGAGAGSIAVEWCRTHPACRALAVEKHPERAARVTRNATALGVPTAVRVVEGASPDALDGLERPDAVFVGGGVTAPGVVERCWAALKPGGRLVANAVTIESEAVLARWHAELGGALTRLSVSRAAPVGGFTGWRPHMPVTVWAVTKENE from the coding sequence GTGAGCGCGAGAACGACCACCGGCGACGTGATCACCGTCGTCGGCCTCGGCGCGGACGGCTGGGACGGCCTGACCGGCCACGCGCGCCACGAGATCACCTCCGCCGAGGTGCTGATGGGCTCCGCCCGTCAGCTCGACCTCGTCCCCGGCGGGTTCACCAGGGTCGCCTGGCCGTCCCCGCTGCTGCCCGCCCTTCCCGACCTGCTCGCCGCGCACGCGGGCCGCCGGGTGTGCGTGCTGGCCAGCGGCGACCCGCTGTTCCACGGCATCGGCGCCACCCTCGTCCGGCTGCTCGGCGCGGACCGCGTCGCCGTCGTGCCGCACCCCTCGTCCGCCTCGCTCGCCTGCGCCAGGCTCGGCTGGGCGCTCGACCGCACCGAGGTGGTCAGCCTCGTCGGCCGCCCGACCTCGCTGCTCGTGCCGCACCTCCAGCCGCGCCGCAGGCTGCTGCTCCTGGGCGCCGACCCGCGCGCCGTCGCCGAGCTGGCCCCCGACGCCCGGATCACCGTCCTGGAGCAGCTCGGCGGACCGGACGAGCGCGTCCACCACGACCTCGACGCCGCCGACCCGCTGCACGTGCTCGCCGTCGAGTGCGGCCCCGGCGGCCTGTCCAGGGCCCCCGGACTGCCCGACGACGCGTTCGAGCACGACGGCCAGATCACCAAGCGCGAGGTGCGCGCCGTCAGCCTCGCCCTGCTCGGCCCCAGGGTCGGCGAGCTGCTGTGGGACGTCGGCGCTGGCGCGGGCAGCATCGCCGTCGAGTGGTGCCGCACCCACCCCGCCTGCCGCGCGCTCGCGGTCGAGAAGCACCCCGAGCGGGCCGCCCGCGTCACCCGCAACGCCACCGCGCTCGGCGTGCCCACCGCCGTCCGGGTCGTGGAGGGCGCGAGCCCGGACGCGCTGGACGGCCTGGAGCGGCCCGACGCGGTGTTCGTCGGCGGCGGCGTCACCGCGCCCGGCGTGGTCGAGCGCTGCTGGGCCGCGCTCAAGCCGGGCGGCAGGCTCGTCGCCAACGCCGTGACGATCGAGTCCGAGGCAGTCCTCGCCCGCTGGCACGCCGAGCTCGGCGGCGCGCTGACCAGGCTCTCGGTCAGCAGGGCCGCGCCGGTCGGCGGCTTCACCGGGTGGCGCCCGCACATGCCGGTGACGGTGTGGGCCGTGACGAAGGAGAACGAGTGA
- a CDS encoding pyridoxamine 5'-phosphate oxidase family protein has protein sequence MLAAKSADFVRFWTERRVCTLTTLRRDGTPHVTPVGVTLDVASATARVISSRGSHKVRHVLAAGEDGALVAVCQFEGARWSTLEGRAVVRQDAESVADAVRRYAERYRVPRENPERVVIEIAITRVLGLR, from the coding sequence ATGCTCGCCGCGAAATCCGCCGACTTCGTCCGCTTCTGGACCGAGCGGCGCGTCTGCACCCTCACCACCCTGCGCCGCGACGGCACGCCGCACGTCACCCCGGTCGGCGTCACCCTCGATGTGGCCTCCGCGACAGCGCGGGTGATCAGCTCGCGCGGCTCGCATAAGGTGCGCCACGTGCTCGCGGCGGGCGAGGACGGCGCGCTCGTCGCGGTGTGCCAGTTCGAGGGTGCCCGCTGGTCGACCCTGGAGGGACGTGCGGTGGTGCGGCAGGACGCCGAGTCGGTCGCGGACGCCGTGCGGCGCTACGCCGAGCGCTACCGCGTGCCCAGGGAGAACCCGGAGCGCGTCGTCATCGAGATCGCGATCACCAGGGTGCTGGGCCTGAGGTGA
- a CDS encoding cobalt-precorrin-6A reductase, translated as MAAATALVLGGTGEGRELAALLAGVPGLRVLSSLAGRVANPRLPVGEVRVGGFGGVDGLVGHLRAEGVTALVDATHPFAERITANAAAASARTGVPLLVLRRPGWTERPGDDWTWVDSLAEAAAAIGDRRALITTGRQGVGAFRRGLARMVDPPDEVAPGVRVLLDRGPYTLDSELDLLRDNDIGVLVTKDSGGGMTSAKLDAARALGVPVVLVRRPPLPPDARTAASAGEAAAWVRARLG; from the coding sequence ATGGCGGCGGCCACCGCGCTCGTCCTCGGCGGCACCGGCGAGGGCCGCGAGCTGGCCGCCCTCCTGGCCGGCGTGCCGGGGCTGCGCGTGCTGTCCTCGCTGGCCGGGCGGGTGGCGAACCCGCGCCTTCCGGTCGGCGAGGTGCGCGTCGGCGGGTTCGGCGGGGTCGACGGCCTCGTCGGGCACCTGCGCGCCGAGGGCGTCACCGCGCTGGTCGACGCCACGCACCCGTTCGCCGAGCGGATCACCGCCAACGCCGCCGCCGCGTCCGCGCGCACCGGCGTCCCGCTGCTCGTGCTGCGCCGCCCCGGCTGGACCGAGCGGCCCGGCGACGACTGGACCTGGGTCGACTCCCTGGCCGAGGCCGCGGCGGCGATCGGGGACCGCAGGGCGCTCATCACCACCGGCCGCCAGGGCGTCGGCGCGTTCCGGCGCGGCCTGGCCCGCATGGTCGACCCGCCCGACGAGGTCGCCCCCGGCGTGCGCGTGCTGCTCGACCGGGGCCCGTACACCCTCGACTCCGAGCTGGACCTGCTGCGGGACAACGACATCGGGGTCCTGGTGACCAAGGACAGCGGCGGCGGCATGACCTCCGCCAAGCTCGACGCCGCCCGCGCGCTCGGCGTCCCCGTGGTCCTGGTGCGCCGCCCGCCGCTGCCCCCGGACGCCAGGACGGCGGCCTCCGCCGGGGAGGCCGCCGCCTGGGTGCGCGCCCGACTGGGGTGA